The genomic region ACAGCCGGGCACTTAACATCATCAATGTATCGGGTTTTCTGCAATCGTTTGAACTTGGTTCCTTGCCCTTCGGGCAGCGCCGGAAAATACTGACAGTGCCTGCACTGCGCCGCATTTTCCTCCTTGCCGAAGACCAAACTCCCGGCGCTCAAACGATTCCATTTACGCCGGACACGCTCTAGGCTCTGACCCAAATTGACGGAAGAACCGACCGTGAGTGACGACAACCGAATGCCGGAGCCCGGCGGAAAGACCGGCACCATTCCCCTGGAAATTGTTGAAAAACATGCCGGCATCGAACTGTTCCAGATGATGCTTGCAGGCGAGTTGCCGCCGCCGCCCATTGCCGGAACGCTCAACTTCAAACTGACCGAGGTGGAAGAGGGAAGGGCGGTCTTTCGCGGCGTTCCGCTATCAGAACACTATAATCCGCTCGGCTCGGTACATGGCGGCTGGCCTGCGGCGATCCTCGATTCGGCCCTTGGCTGCGCGGTGCACACGCTTCTTCCCAGGGGCATGGCCTACACCACGGTGGAGTTCAAGGTGAACCTGGTGCGTCCCTTGTTTGAGACCACGGGAGAGGTTGTTTGCGAAGGAAGCGTCATTCACATGGGCCGAACCATCGCCACCTCCCAGGCAACGCTGAAGAACGGCGAAGGCAAGCTTATCGCCCATGGCGTGGAAACCTGTGCAATATTTCCTCTCGGCAGCAAGGGATAGGCCGCTGTGTCCTCCCTTCTGATTGTCTATCATTCGCGCACCGGTGGCAGCCGTCAGATGGCCGAAGCCGCTGCTGATGCCGCGCGGGAGCATGCAACGCTCACTGTCAAAACCGCTGGCGAGGCGGGGCCGGAGGATTTGCTTGCAGCAGGCGGATACCTGTTTGCCGCGCCGGAAAATCTCGCCGCCATTTCCGGGGTCATGAAGGATTTCTTCGACCGTTGCTATTATCCGGTGCTCGGCCGCATCGAGGGGCGTCCCTACGCCCAGATGGTGTGCGCGGGCTCCGATGGCGAGAACGCGGTGCGCCAGATTGCGCGTATTGCAACGGGATGGCGGTTGAAGGAAGTTCAGCCGCCACTGATCGTTTGCACTCATGCCCAGACGCCGGAGGAAATCCTGGCGGAAAAGACCATACCCGAAGAAGACCTCGCCAAATGCCGGGACATTGGTGGGGCGCTTGCTGCCGGTCTTTCCATGGGCGTTTTCTGATCTCTCGTTGAAAACCGGGCATTGGCGAAATCAGATATCCGCCGATGCCCGGCCGATTGCCGGTCAGTCCATCTTGCCGGGAAGGCTGAGATCGCCGGAGGCGACATCGAACACATCGCTGACGCATAGCAGCGGCGCATGGACATTGGCATTGACCTTCAGGGCTGCGGTAACGCCGTCATAATTTGCGCCCGATATCGATTGCGCATCCTTGAAAGCAACATTGATCGCCACCTCCGGACCGTCGAACACCGGGCTGAAACCGGGGCTGTCGATAAAGATCGGAAGACCGGGCCAGGTGGCCGGCATGGCAGGTGTTTCGCCTTCGCCAATATCGCGAACCCCAAGCGCGCCGGGGCCGCACGCTTCCGTCGGTGTCAACACAACCCAGTGGCTGTGCCATTTTCTGCCGTCATTGTTGAGATCGCCGTCGCCGTCCTCATCGTAAAGCGGGGTATCGTCAAAATCCGGATGACTGGTTGCCGCCAGCGCCAGAATGCCCGTCTTTCCCTCAAAGCCGACGGTTGAGGGATCAAGGGAGGTTGGCCAGACATAGGAATAAACCGGCGCACCGGCCAACTGGTCCGCCGGGTCGGGGCGTTCTTCCCCCGCCTTGCCATTGGTCGTCATGTGAAACGTCACCGTGCGCCCGTCACGGTGAACATGGGCGGCGAGAATGTCGAAGGCGGCAATCTTTGCAGGATCAGCCTTTGAAACGACGGCATCCTTCATGTCGGCGGCATGATTGCCGCCGGCCAGGGCAGTGGCAGCGCTCGTCGTGAGAGCGAGAAGAGCAGCGGGGAGGGATTTCATGATCTGTTCCTTTCAAGTGACGTCCGCATCTGCTGCAGTATTAGTAGCGAGTCGCTATAATTGCAATGTTAATTTTGACTCGCTATTATTTTGCCATGTCCGAACCAGGCCGCTTGAAGGAACTGATCGACCGCATCGCCCGTATTGGTGGCGCTGCAGACTGGGCTGACGAACTCAACCCGGTGCAGCGGGCCGTGCTGTTTTACCTGGCCCGGGCAAACCGGTTTTCACGCGCGCCCTCCCATGTGGCAGATTACATGGCCACCACCCGCGGCACGGCGTCACAAACGCTCAAGGCGTTGCTGCGCAAGGGATTGGTCAGCGAGCAGCCTTCACGGGCAGACCGCCGCTCCATATCCTTTTGGCTGACACCGCAGGGCGAGGCGCTTTCAGCGCGGGCAACGGTGCTTGAAGAAGCACTTTCCGGCCTTGGGCGGCAGGAAAGTGAAGAACTGGAAGCGGCGCTGGAAAACACCTTGCGCGACATGCTGGCGCGGCGCGGCAACCGGCCTTTCGGCATCTGCCATACCTGCCGCCATCACAAGAGCGATGGGGCGGGCGCTCACTGCACGCTCCTCGATCAACCGCTGGAAGACGAGGAAACCGGACAGATCTGTCACGAGCACCAATACGCCTGATCGGGCCTGAAACCCGAATATCAATCAGCCCGTTGCGGTTCGACTTCCACCGGATGGATTAGGCAATATGGGTTTGGCCTGCCGTCATGCGCTCCACCGGCGCCTGCCTGATCGGCCAGTGGACGGCCGCAGCGAAAATGCCGAGTGCCACGCCAAGCCACCATACCGGATCGAAACTGCCGTAAACATCGTACAGATAGCCGCCCAGCCAGACGCCGAGAAACGAGCCGATCTGATGGGAGAAGAAGACGATGCCGCCAAGCATGCCGAGGTAACGCGTGCCGAACATGACCGCCACCAGGGCATTGGTCGGCGGTACGGTGGAAAGCCAGAGAACCCCCATCACACAGGAGAAGAGGACCACCGTTACAGGGGTTTGCGGTACCAGCAGAAAGGCCGTGACGGCGATGGACCGGCCGATATAGATCAAGGCCAGAAGATGGGGCATGTGGCGCTTTTTGGAAACAATTCCCGAACCCAGTGACCCGACAATATTGAGCAACCCGATCAGCATCAGTGCAATGCCTGCCCAATAGGCATCAATGCCGATATCCATAAGGTAGGCGGGAAAATGAGCGGTGATAAAGGCAACCTGAAAACCGCAGACAAAAAACCCGGCAACCAGCAGCAAATAGCTTTGATGGCCAACGGCCTCGCGCAGCGCTTCGCCAATGGTCTGCTCCATTTCCATTGCCGATGTGCCGCTGGTTTTGGCATTGCCGGCAAGCGGAATGGCGAGCAGAGGGATGATCATCATGAGGCCAGCAAGCCACACCAGCGTGTCCTGCCAGCCATATTCGGCAATCAGTGCCACGGTAAGCGGGGAAAAGAAGGCCATGCCGGCAGAACCTGCTGCCGTTCCAAGGCCGAATACAAAGGTCCGGTTTTCCGCCGCAACGTTGCGGGCAAAAGCTGCCATCACGATGGAGAAGGAGCCTGCCGCAATCCCCAGCCCCACCAGCACGCCGGCCGACAGGTGCAGCAGCCACGGCGCATCGGCGACCGACATCAGGTAAAGCCCAAGCGCATAACAGACCGCTCCTGTGGCCAGCACCCGCCAGGTACCGTATTTGTCGGATATGGCGCCGAAGAACGGCTGGCCCGCACCCCAGAACAGGTTCTGGATGGCGATAGCCAGACCGAAGGTCGTGCGGTCCCAGCCATGAAGCTCGATCATCGGCAGTTGGAAGAAGCCCATCGCCGAACGCGGCCCGAAGGTCGTCATGGCAATCAGGCAGCCGCAGACAATGAGCAACCAGGGCAGGACGGGCGCCTTGGCGAGGCCTTGTGAGAGACCTTGTGAGAGACCTTGGGAGGAGCCTTCGGAGCGGGGAGGCTGAGCCGGTGGAGCCATTATGGATTCGCCTTCAACAAAGTCGCCATACTCGGGTTTTGCCAGCCTTCGGGTCAAGCGAACAAAGATGAAAGCTGTGTTCAAACCGATTGAAGCTACTGGCGATCCGGGTTCCTGAGAGCTGCATGTTGTGGCGCCAGCTTTTCTCTTGAAGGGCTGGCGAATATTTCCTACATAAATACCAGCCTGTTCGCAGGCATGTTTTTTCGCCATATTTATACTCACTTTGAGTATAAGTTGTTTAACGAATGCCGGCGCCCTAGCCGGAACGGCCCGTTGAGGAAGACGATCAACCGGCCAAGACAGGAGGTCCGTCATGGCTCTTGCACCACAAGCTGAAACCGCCGGCCGCGCCCCTGCTTCCAAGGGAGGCGTTTCCAAGGGAAGCGCTGCCAAGGCGAAGACCGCGCTGGAGCGCTTTGGTGCCATCGACATGCCGGATCTTGCCTATACAAAGGCAATCGCCAAGGCGACCGCGCCACTTTACGAAAAGGTCAAGCACCATATCCCCAGATCGAGTGGCCGGTGCATGCGCCCTATGTCTACTGGATCAACAAGCTCAAGAAAGAGCGCAACGCCGTCATTTTGGCGCACAATTATCAAACGCCCGAAATTTTCCACTGCGTTGCCGATATTTCCGGCGATTCCCTGCAACTGGCCCGTGAGGCGACCCTGGTCGACGAGGAAATCATCATCCAGTGCGGCGTCCACTTCATGGCCGAAACTTCCAAGCTGCTGAATCCCGAAAAGACCGTGCTGATTCCCGACATGAAGGCCGGCTGCTCGCTGTCTGAATCGATTACCGGTGCCGATGTACGCCTGCTGCGCGAGGCCAATCCCGGCGTGCCGATTGTTACCTATGTAAACACCTCCGCCGATGTGAAGGCCGAAACCGACATCTGCTGCACCTCGTCCAATGCGGTACGGGTGGTCGAAAGTTTCGATTCAGATACCGTGTTCTGCATTCCTGACGAATACCTCGCCCAGAACGTTGCCAAGCAGACGAAAAAGAAAATTCTCACCTGGAAAGGCCATTGCGAGGTTCATGAGCGTTTCACCGCAGACGAACTGCTGGAATACAAAAAGGCCGATCCGGCAATCCAGATCATCGCCCATCCCGAATGCCACCCTTCCGTGGTCAAGGTCGCCGACTATGCCGGCTCCACTTCCGGCATGATCGAATACGCCACCAGTCAGAAGCCGGGTTCGAAGGTGCTGCTGGTAACCGAGTGCTCCATGGCCTCCAACATCGAGGAACGCGCAAAGGGTGTTGAATTCATCAAGCCGTGCAATTTGTGCCCGCACATGAAGCGCATCACCCTGCCGAAGATTCTCGAAAGCCTCGTCTACATGAAGGAAGAGGTGACCATTGAGCCGCATTTGATGAAACCCGCGCGCCGGGCCGTGGAGCGCATGGTGAATTTGAAGCCGAATTGATGCTGTTGATGCCTCCCGCTTGCGGGAGGGGAAAAGCGGATTTAGTCATCCTCGGGCTTGATCCGAGGATCCAGGAAAAGACGGTTTAGGGCTGGATCCTAGGGTCAAGCCCGAGGATGGCTGGAAGATGGACAAACAGGCTGATCTCTTTCCCCCCGTATCCTGGACCGGTGTTGACGATGTGGTGATCGTCGGCGGCGGGCTTGCCGGGCTGTTCTGCGCCCTGAAACTCAGCCCGCGTCCGGTAACCGTCATTGCCGCGGCCCCCATCGGCAAGGGGGCCTCATCCGCCTGGGCGCAGGCAGGCATTGCCGCCGCCGTTTCCCCCGGCGACACGATCGAAAAGCACCTGGCGGATACGATTGCCGCCGGTGCCGGCACGGTCGATGAAAAGATCGCCCGCCTGATGGTGTCGGAAGCCTCCGACCGCATCCACGACCTGCTTCAATTCGGCGTTCCCTTCGACCGGGACCTTGAAGGCCGCCTGCAGACGTCCCGCGAGGCAGCCCATTCAGAGCACCGTGTGGTGCGCGTAAAGGGCGACATGGCCGGCCGCGCCATCATGGAAGCGCTGGTGACCGCGGTGCGCAACACCCCGTCGATCCGCCTGATGGAAGGCTATGTCGCCGAAGAACTCATCACGGAGGGTCGCTTTGTAAGCGGCCTGATTGCCCGCCCGGAAGGCGGGCGCTCCCACAAGCGCATTTTGTTTCCTGCCCGAGCCGTCGTCATGGCGGCAGGCGGCATTGGCCACCTCTACGAAATCACCACCAATCCAGCCGAGGCGCGCGGCGGCGGTGTCGGCATGGCGGCCCGTGCAGGCGCCGTCATTGCCGATCCAGAATTCGTCCAGTTCCACCCCACCGCCATCAATGTCGGCAAGGATCCTGCACCGCTGGCCACCGAAGCCCTGCGGGGCGAGGGCTGCACCCTTCACAATGGCGAGGGCCACCGCTTCATGCTCGACATCGATCCGGCCGGCGAACTGGCGCCGCGCGACATCGTGGCCCGCGGCATTTTTGCCGAGGTCATGGCCGGCAGGGGCGCGTTTCTCGATTGCCGCAAAGCGGTGGGTGCGCATTTCAAGGACGAGTTTCCAACCGTATACGGCTATTGCATCGATGCGGGGATCGATCCGGCAACGGAAATGATCCCGGTCATTCCTGCTGCGCATTACTTCATGGGCGGCATTTTGACCGATGCGGAGGGCCGCTCCTCGCTCGACGGGCTTTGGGCCTGTGGCGAGGTCACGTCAACCGGTGCCCATGGCGCCAACCGCCTGGCTTCCAACTCCCTGCTGGAAGCGGTGGTCTTTGCCGCCCGCATAGCCGGGGACATCGGCGGCATGATGCCGGAAGCGCGGGTCAACCCGTGGAAGGATAAATCGACCCTCAACCCCGATGTCGAGGTGATCGACGATGATGAGGCGATGAAGCGGCTGCGCAAACTGATGAGCGCAAAGGTGGGCGTAATCCGCGACGGTGACGGCCTGCGCGAGGCGATAACGCAGATCGATGCCATGGAGCGTGCCAACCAGGCCTGCCGCTTTGCCAACACGCTGGCAACGGCCAAACTGATGGCGGCAGCAGCCCTTACCCGAGAAGAGAGCCGCGGCGGGCATTTCCGCACCGATTTTCCCGATGAAAGGGAAGCCTGGCAGCACAGAACGTTCATTTCGCTGGAGGACGCCAGTCAGGTGACCGCCGAAGTGACCGGCCGTGAACCTGTCGCGGCGACCGCGTAAAGGAGAAATGTTTTGGCTTCCGGCAAAAAGGCGATCGAAGCATTGCCGCCTCATCTTTCCCCGATCCTGATTGAGGAAGCAGTGCGGGCAGCTCTTTTGGAAGACCTTGGCCGGGCAGGCGACATTACCTCCAATGCCACCATTCCGGCAGATGCCGGGGCCAGGGCGGTCCTTGCCAGCCGTGAAGATGGCATCCTGTCGGGCATGGAACTTGCGGAAGCTGCCTTTCGCGCCATCGATCCGGCGGTAAAGTTCAAGGCGGCAAGGCACGATGGCGACCGCCTCAAGGCAGGCCAGAAAGTTGCCCGCATCGAAGGCAATGCCCGCGCCATCCTGGCCGCCGAGCGTGTGGCGCTCAACTATCTCATGCGCATGTCCGGAATCGCCACCTGCACCGCCGCCTTTCAGCAGCGCATTGCCCACACCCAAGCCAAAATCTGCTGCACCCGCAAGACCATTCCCGGCCACCGTGCTTTCGACAAGTATGCCGTCAAATGCGGCGGCGGCTCCAACCACCGCTTCGGCCTCGACGACGCCATTTTGATCAAGGACAACCACATCGCCGTTGCCGGCGGCGTGGCGCTCGCCATTGAGCGTGCCCGCGCCTATGCCGGCCATCTGGTGAAAGTGGAGGTGGAAGTCGACACGCTCAAGCAATTTGCCGAGGCGTTGAAAGCCGGACCGGATGTGGTGCTGCTTGACAACATGACCACGGCGCAACTTTCAAAGGCGGTGGAAACGAACCGGGCAGACAATGGCGGCGCGGTGAAGCTGGAGGCTTCCGGCAATGTGAACATCGACACGGTCAAGGCAATCGCCGAAACTGGTGTCGACTACATTTCCACCTCCAAGATCACCATGGCCGCGCCAACCCTCGACCTCGGGCTCGATATCGGGATTGACTGACACCGGCCCTGCCGCCTCTCCTAGAGCGTGTCTTGATTAGCTGGAAGCAGTTTGCATGGATGGATTTTTCGCCTCTGGCAAGCAGAACACTGCAGCGCGGTGCCTTGCCACCTCGCGAGGATTTCGGCGAAGCCAGAACGCAAAAGACACCACAGCCGGGCACTTAACATCATGAATGTATCGAGTTTTCTGCAATCGCCTGAACCTGGTTCCCGGGCCTTCGGACCGCGTTGCAAAACGCTGACAGTGTCTGCACTGCGCCGCATTTTCCTCCTTGCCGAAGACCAAACGCCCGGCGCTCAAACGATTCCATTTAAGCCGGACACCCTCTAGCGGCGGGGATTGTGGTGCCTGTGTTTGCGGTTCCGGTTGATTTTTATTCCGCCGGCTGGCTGACCAGATGCAGATCCTGTTGGGGATAGGGGATCGAGATGCCTTTTTTGTCAAAGGTTCGCTTGGCTTCGCCGCGAAGGTGGCTGGCCGTTGCAAACCAGTCGGCCGTCTTTGTCCAGTAGCGCAGCGTCACCGATACCGCGCTGTCGCCAAGTTCTGAAACAAAGGTCGCCGGTTCCGGGTCTTCAAGCACCCGGTCATCCTTGCCGGCCAGTGCCTTGAGCGTTTTTTCGGCCAGCGAAATGTCATCGTCATAGCCGATACCGATCACCAGATCGTTGCGGCGCACATCATAACGCGAATAGTTGGTGATCGGCACGTTCCACAATTCCGAATTGGGTACCATGCGATACAAGCCGTCCAGGGTTTTCATGCGTGTGGCAAACAGGCCGATTTCCTCTACCGTTCCGTCCACTCCGTCGGCATCGATGTATTCGCCGACGCGCAGGGGCCGCAAGATCAGCAACATCACGCCAGCGGCAATGTTCTTTAGCGTTCCCTGAAGCGCCAGGCCTATGGCAAGGCCCGCAGCACCCAGCGCGGCCAGAATGGAAGCGGTCTGAACGCCGAACTGCGCCAGCACGGCGACGGCGAAAACCGTCAGCACCGCATATTTGGCGAGATTGGAAAGAAAGTTGTTCAGCGTCCGGTCATCATGGTTGAGCCTGGAAAGCGCGCGGCTGGTCCAGCGCTTGGCAAGGCCCGCCACGGCAAAGCCAAGCACGATGGTAAGAAGCGCGCCGGCAACGGAAAATGAGTAGACAACCAGCAGTTCTGCTGCGCGTTCAAACAAGGTTTCGTTGGTGGCTTCGTCAGGCAATATGCGTCTCCTGTCTGTCTTGATATCAGGCAGTTGCGGTTTGGGGCGTCTGAAAGAAAAGATTTCAGAACGGTGCATCGCTGATTTAGGCATCGCAGGATGCAATGGATGTGCAAACCCCATGGGCCAACGAAGAACTGCCACAAAGGTTCCCGTCTTTTTGCGCGGCACAAAAAGCCGCCAGTGCAGTCCCCAAATTGCGCAAATGTGATTTGCCCTGCACCGCTTTGGCAGTGATGCTGGTGTCGAATGGGCAGGGTACCAATGGAGAAAGTGCGCGATCAGGCAATGCTGTGCGTGGGCAGAGCCGTATTCTTCGGCTATCTGGCCATTTCCATGGTCATGCTCGGCAGCATGTTCGATCTGGTGCTGTTCTTCCGTACCGGAGCAATTCTCACACTCCTCATGGCAGTCGTATTGCTCTGGTTTGCCCAGACAGCGCCTTCGCGCGCACCGGAAAAGACCGAAACCTGGCTTTTGCTGGAAGATCGCCACCGGCCACAAAACGAACATGCCGCTCGTGTGTTCGCCCAGGTCATGCAGGAAATCTACGGGTATTTTGCAACCCTGGCGATCCGGATTGCCATTGCCCTTGGATTGGCATCTCTCCTCCCGCAACTGACCGGCATTCGGTATCTTTTTGAAAGTTGATATGCCGGGCACACAGCAGTTTCAGCCCCGTCCGAGCCGAAGCCCCGGCGCCGGCCGCTCGGCCATCACCTCACGGCGAAACCTGAACAGTGCCGCCGGCCGTCCGCCAGTGGAGGTTGAGGTCTTGCCTGTCGGCTCGACCAATTGGTTGCTTTCCACCAGCCGCCTGAAATTCTGCTTGTGCACCTTGCGGCCCAGAATGCTTTCGGCTGTCTGCTGCAATTCGAGCAGGGTAAATTCGCTTGCCATCAGCTCGAAAATCACCGGGCGGTATTTGAGCTTTGCCCGAAGCCTTGAAAGGGCGGTCGCCAGGATGCGGCGGTGGTCATGCATCATGGCATTGCCGGGAGCGGTTCCCCGCGCACCTGTTTGATGCGGCCATCGGTTACCGCCTCCTGTGCCATGCCCGCCGAGTAGATCAGTTCATAGCGGTCCAGCACCCGCTCCTCATCCCACGGCACGCCATCCAGCCCGAAAGCAATCCGCACCCGGTTGTAGCCGCGCTGATCCACCGCCTTCAAACCGGCAAAATCCTTCGTGTCGCGCTCGACAATCCATGCCTTTAGGTTCGGCAGAATAAAATCGTCGATGATCGCCGGCCGCCCCTTCCGCCAGTCCTCCCAGGGCAGGTAATGATAACAGTCCTTCCAGCTCGCGCCGGAGTGCTTCAGCCTGGCCTCGTGATCGTCGATCAGGCGCGTCAGCGCCAGATAGCCCACCGACACCACATGGGGCTGGTCATCGCCCTCCTGACGGTGCCGCCCGCGATCCCCGAAAGTGTAGAGCTGCTCAACATAGCCAAGCTTCAGGCCGGTTTGTTCCTGCACCCACTGCCGCAATCCCAGTTCCATCGTGCGGTGGCGAACGGGATTGAACGGGCCGAAGGGCAGTCCGTCAAGACCGCTCTCGCCATCAGGAATTCGCAGGATGGCGGGCATGTTTTCCACAATCGCGATAATCGCCGCATTAAGACCGATCTCAACTGCCCTTGTCGCGCTCATTTGGCGTTTCTCCCGCTCCGTTGCAGGCCTGCTTCCTCGATCAGGCGGAACCGCTTGAGAAAGTTGGCTTGCGCCCGCTTGGCCGGCCAGGGCATCAGCGGCAATCCGTCGGGAGAAATGCCCTGCGGCCTTCCGAAAAAGCGCCGGGCTTCCCTTTCACCGAACCCGGCAAGCAGCGTCGCTTCAAAATAGGCGGCGATGGTATCGGCCTTCTTGATTGACTTGCCGAGGCCGGCAGCCGTTTTGGCCGGCAGGGAAAAGCGCATGTGAATGGCTTCCAGGAGCCGGTGCTCCACAGCCTTGTAATCGCCCCCCACCACCGCCTTGAAGGGGGAGATCATGTCGCCCACCACATATTCCGGTGCATCGTGCAGCAGCGTCACCATCTGTTCGGCAGGTGCCAGCCGGGGGTTGAGCCGCAAGTGAACATCAAGCACCAGCAGGGAGTGCTGGGCCACGGAAAATGCGTGATCGCCCCGGGTTTGGCCGTTCCAGCGGGCAACGCGGGAAAGGCCTTGAGCAATGTCCTCAATCTCCACATCCAGCGGCGAAGGCTCGAGCAAATCCAGCCGCCGCCCGGAAAGCATGCGCTGCCAGGCCCGTACCGGCGGTGCAAGACCGCCATCGGCGCTCTCGTTGGTTTTACTGCCGGATGGTTTTGCCATGCACTGCCAATTCCCGTTTCAGCCCGTGAAAACCTATGCGACAGGGCAGGTATGCTTCAAGCTTGCCGTGGCGAATTTTGCTGCAAAGCCCTGAAGATGCGTAATCAGGCTTGGACTTTTATTCCGCCTCCGGCCAGCCAAAGCGGGCCCAGGACTGTATCGAAAGCCGGATTTCGGTTGTGCCGGCATGGGCTGGCGCGCCGGTGGCATGGCTTGCGGCGCGGTCGAGCCGTATCATGGCCAGGCCGTTCCTGCCGCTGATGCTGGCCATTGTCCCGCACGCTGTCCCGTCAACAAGGACTTCCGTACCGCTTTCCGGCAACCCAGTATCACCCTCAACCTTGATCAGTCGTTTGCGGGCGGTGCCGCGATGCTGCACGCGGGAGACGACTTCCTGGCCGACATAACAGCCCTTTTGAAAATCCACCCCCTTGAACTGATCCATCAGCGCTTCATGGGGAAAGGTGCTGCCAAAAACGAAATCGAGCCCGCCCTCGGGCATGCCGAGAGCGATGCGGTGGCTGTGCCATGCCTGCAGCGGTTCTGCGCGGGTATCAGGCGGTGCCCGCCTTATATAGGCA from Salaquimonas pukyongi harbors:
- a CDS encoding PaaI family thioesterase codes for the protein MPEPGGKTGTIPLEIVEKHAGIELFQMMLAGELPPPPIAGTLNFKLTEVEEGRAVFRGVPLSEHYNPLGSVHGGWPAAILDSALGCAVHTLLPRGMAYTTVEFKVNLVRPLFETTGEVVCEGSVIHMGRTIATSQATLKNGEGKLIAHGVETCAIFPLGSKG
- a CDS encoding flavodoxin family protein; protein product: MSSLLIVYHSRTGGSRQMAEAAADAAREHATLTVKTAGEAGPEDLLAAGGYLFAAPENLAAISGVMKDFFDRCYYPVLGRIEGRPYAQMVCAGSDGENAVRQIARIATGWRLKEVQPPLIVCTHAQTPEEILAEKTIPEEDLAKCRDIGGALAAGLSMGVF
- a CDS encoding MarR family winged helix-turn-helix transcriptional regulator produces the protein MSEPGRLKELIDRIARIGGAADWADELNPVQRAVLFYLARANRFSRAPSHVADYMATTRGTASQTLKALLRKGLVSEQPSRADRRSISFWLTPQGEALSARATVLEEALSGLGRQESEELEAALENTLRDMLARRGNRPFGICHTCRHHKSDGAGAHCTLLDQPLEDEETGQICHEHQYA
- a CDS encoding MFS transporter: MAPPAQPPRSEGSSQGLSQGLSQGLAKAPVLPWLLIVCGCLIAMTTFGPRSAMGFFQLPMIELHGWDRTTFGLAIAIQNLFWGAGQPFFGAISDKYGTWRVLATGAVCYALGLYLMSVADAPWLLHLSAGVLVGLGIAAGSFSIVMAAFARNVAAENRTFVFGLGTAAGSAGMAFFSPLTVALIAEYGWQDTLVWLAGLMMIIPLLAIPLAGNAKTSGTSAMEMEQTIGEALREAVGHQSYLLLVAGFFVCGFQVAFITAHFPAYLMDIGIDAYWAGIALMLIGLLNIVGSLGSGIVSKKRHMPHLLALIYIGRSIAVTAFLLVPQTPVTVVLFSCVMGVLWLSTVPPTNALVAVMFGTRYLGMLGGIVFFSHQIGSFLGVWLGGYLYDVYGSFDPVWWLGVALGIFAAAVHWPIRQAPVERMTAGQTHIA
- a CDS encoding L-aspartate oxidase, which gives rise to MDKQADLFPPVSWTGVDDVVIVGGGLAGLFCALKLSPRPVTVIAAAPIGKGASSAWAQAGIAAAVSPGDTIEKHLADTIAAGAGTVDEKIARLMVSEASDRIHDLLQFGVPFDRDLEGRLQTSREAAHSEHRVVRVKGDMAGRAIMEALVTAVRNTPSIRLMEGYVAEELITEGRFVSGLIARPEGGRSHKRILFPARAVVMAAGGIGHLYEITTNPAEARGGGVGMAARAGAVIADPEFVQFHPTAINVGKDPAPLATEALRGEGCTLHNGEGHRFMLDIDPAGELAPRDIVARGIFAEVMAGRGAFLDCRKAVGAHFKDEFPTVYGYCIDAGIDPATEMIPVIPAAHYFMGGILTDAEGRSSLDGLWACGEVTSTGAHGANRLASNSLLEAVVFAARIAGDIGGMMPEARVNPWKDKSTLNPDVEVIDDDEAMKRLRKLMSAKVGVIRDGDGLREAITQIDAMERANQACRFANTLATAKLMAAAALTREESRGGHFRTDFPDEREAWQHRTFISLEDASQVTAEVTGREPVAATA
- the nadC gene encoding carboxylating nicotinate-nucleotide diphosphorylase, translated to MEALPPHLSPILIEEAVRAALLEDLGRAGDITSNATIPADAGARAVLASREDGILSGMELAEAAFRAIDPAVKFKAARHDGDRLKAGQKVARIEGNARAILAAERVALNYLMRMSGIATCTAAFQQRIAHTQAKICCTRKTIPGHRAFDKYAVKCGGGSNHRFGLDDAILIKDNHIAVAGGVALAIERARAYAGHLVKVEVEVDTLKQFAEALKAGPDVVLLDNMTTAQLSKAVETNRADNGGAVKLEASGNVNIDTVKAIAETGVDYISTSKITMAAPTLDLGLDIGID
- a CDS encoding mechanosensitive ion channel family protein, translated to MPDEATNETLFERAAELLVVYSFSVAGALLTIVLGFAVAGLAKRWTSRALSRLNHDDRTLNNFLSNLAKYAVLTVFAVAVLAQFGVQTASILAALGAAGLAIGLALQGTLKNIAAGVMLLILRPLRVGEYIDADGVDGTVEEIGLFATRMKTLDGLYRMVPNSELWNVPITNYSRYDVRRNDLVIGIGYDDDISLAEKTLKALAGKDDRVLEDPEPATFVSELGDSAVSVTLRYWTKTADWFATASHLRGEAKRTFDKKGISIPYPQQDLHLVSQPAE
- a CDS encoding HD family hydrolase, whose protein sequence is MLSGRRLDLLEPSPLDVEIEDIAQGLSRVARWNGQTRGDHAFSVAQHSLLVLDVHLRLNPRLAPAEQMVTLLHDAPEYVVGDMISPFKAVVGGDYKAVEHRLLEAIHMRFSLPAKTAAGLGKSIKKADTIAAYFEATLLAGFGEREARRFFGRPQGISPDGLPLMPWPAKRAQANFLKRFRLIEEAGLQRSGRNAK
- a CDS encoding YgfZ/GcvT domain-containing protein, with the translated sequence MSELLCTELAGRKLLRISGEDAPRFLHGLVTCDVEHLEPGGIAFGALLSPQGKILFDFFIIRSVNGFILDTDASMADDLAKRLTFYKLRAKVQIEPMDERAHVFAIWGSEGADGIVADGVVAFDPRLKEMGARAYIRRAPPDTRAEPLQAWHSHRIALGMPEGGLDFVFGSTFPHEALMDQFKGVDFQKGCYVGQEVVSRVQHRGTARKRLIKVEGDTGLPESGTEVLVDGTACGTMASISGRNGLAMIRLDRAASHATGAPAHAGTTEIRLSIQSWARFGWPEAE